The genomic stretch ACACTTACAAAAAATAAGATTATGTCAATCAAAAAAATCAATCATAAGCTTTTTCGCAAGTATTGGCGGTCTCCAATGCTCGCTCTAAGATGTATAGGCTAGTTACATTctagtataaattttaatattattttaataattagaaAACCAATATCAAGATCCTTAGTAAAAGGGCatataaaacttataaacaAAAACGAGTATCCAATTGTTCATGATTGCAGAATAGTGTGATCACTGAGCATCACTAATCACCACGCTTATTCACATATGTAAAACTTTGACAAGAAAAGTTACATCAGGATACATTAAAATGCGTAAGCACAGACCTGCTTCTTTGACAACCAGGAGCAAATCTGAGTCAAATTCAGCAGAAAAAAGGGTTCACAGGTCAATTGCTTTCTTGAACTTTGTTGAAACCACATTTGCATTCTAAACCATCACACCATAGAACTtaccttaaacccaaaaccaaacttagtatttttttttctgagctTGTGATATCTCTTCTTATCTAGGAGGGGGACCGGGTCTCTGGTTAGCTTCTCTATCTCTACGTCTCCTACCCGATCGTCCTAGTAGAACCCGTCCTTGTCGCCTCATCCGACTTGCCAGAGAGGTGCTCTGCctatcttcctcttcctcttctccagAGAAAGTCATCTCATCTGCTGTTCCACGGTTGATCGTCGTCAAGTCGCTCGAATCAGAATCAGAGCGTCTTGTCTGACTCCTCGACGCCCCAACAGCATGCATCATAAggataacatttaaaaaattccTACCAAACCCAGCATCCATCATCCCTGAACCGTTGTACtgatcaccaccaccaccaccctcGTCTGAGTCAGAACCGTTgcctccatcatcatcatcgtcatcgtTCCTTTCAATAACGTAATCCCCAAACACCGTCGCGCCAGGTATCAACGACCTGATCGTGCTGAAAACATCATCCCGGTCATGCTCGATCTCAAGCCTCCTCCAGTTCTGCTCCACCTCAGGATCAACCTCGCGCGGCGGCCTCGCACAGGGATGCTCCACTCTCATGTGTTTCCTCAGCTCCCCGAAGGTCCCAGCGAAAACACACTCCTCCTGCATGCATATCCTCTTCTTGAGATTCAAATGGTCACGCGCGGTCTGCACGACCGTCCACCCTTTCACCTGCCCTCTACAAAGCGGGCAGGTGAGGTTCCCAAGCTTAGCAGACGCTTTCTTGTACTGATCCAAGCAGTTGGAGTACCGGAAGCTGGTGCCGCACATGTAAGGACGGCATCCCTTGTCGTGAGATGAGCAGAGGAGAAGCACTGCGTTGTGTGGACACTCCATGCAGACCGAGCATATAACGTTCTCCCAGCTGTCCCTCTTCTCTACACATTTAGAACAGTCTTCTGGAAACACGTTTCTTTTCACAAGAAGACGATTAGAAGGTTGGGACTTGTAAGGTCTTGCTCTGATCATCCGCCGCGACGAGTGTACCCTCCTGCGTCTTGTCCTCCTTGTAGCTTTGGCCATAATAATCTCAGAAATCACAACTGTACAAAGTACTCATAAggattaagcaaaaaaaaaaacaatcacatAAAAGATTGTAACAACATAACATAAGTACATAACAATATAAAAGAGAATCAATGTATATAGACTAAGTCAGATCTAATCATAAATCAAATAATTGAAATCATTAGCTATGAGTCTAATCCACATGGAGAGAATCAATGTCACACACACATCTCAGATCCAAgagaaattatttataaataaataaataaatattctcaATTCGTTTCGATGTTGAGACCTAATTGAAAATCAACAGATTACAACTAACACAGAGTTCAGATTCGAAGCCAATCTCTAATTTCGAATCCGATATcgagattttgttttttttctataaaaccTAGGCAAAAACGAATATCCAGATCGCTAAAATTTTACGAAGTGCGTAGAAAgcgatagagagagagagatggagttTTACCTTTAGGGATTGAAGATTAGGGTTTCTGAAGCAGATAACGAAAGGGacgacgacgaagaagaagaagcagaggagaGAGAGCACTTCGACCACTGCTCCACCAATTAGCTCTGGATTCGGAGTTTCTCTTTCCTCACGCCACGTGTGGTGGAGGTAAGTCTGTCGAATGCGTAAGTGTGATTAAGCCTTTAAGGCCCATTATGCTTCACGATTGGGCCTCATCAGGATTATTCTCGTATTTGGTGTATTTTAGATTCTTCTACATGTTCTCTCAAAGCATAACATGGcgactgaaaagaaaaaaaagtcttACACGGCTTGGCCCGTGGATTATATTTGAGTGGGAGTTACAGGCAACAAAACGATGTAAGTTCTTATGGTGAATCACAGCTTTAGAACAAGTTTTAGAGAAAGAGAACAATTAGCTTCAGGTTTCTTGGGGAGATTTTAGATGGTTTCGGATGGAGGATCATTCATTCTCTTTCACAAGAATCAATCATAGACGAGGAAACCATATTATAGAGCCTTCCCACTTGAACTACCACAGCTATTTGCCTATATCCTAAGTATTTCGAACTTTTTATTTGGAAACTATAATACTTTGTTAACAGAAAGAAATTATGAATTGTTAGACACCATTAGGATGCAGCAAGAAGAGGGAGGGGGGACATAATGTAAAGCCCCAGATGGGATTTTGATTTAGAAGTTGACTTGGGGACACAAGTGAAATTTCATTTGACCTTTTTCTTTGCTTGTGAATGAATTAGTAGAAAATTCCAACGGAGGATATGGCTGCGGCGCCG from Raphanus sativus cultivar WK10039 unplaced genomic scaffold, ASM80110v3 Scaffold3842, whole genome shotgun sequence encodes the following:
- the LOC108823341 gene encoding uncharacterized protein LOC108823341; amino-acid sequence: MAKATRRTRRRRVHSSRRMIRARPYKSQPSNRLLVKRNVFPEDCSKCVEKRDSWENVICSVCMECPHNAVLLLCSSHDKGCRPYMCGTSFRYSNCLDQYKKASAKLGNLTCPLCRGQVKGWTVVQTARDHLNLKKRICMQEECVFAGTFGELRKHMRVEHPCARPPREVDPEVEQNWRRLEIEHDRDDVFSTIRSLIPGATVFGDYVIERNDDDDDDGGNGSDSDEGGGGGDQYNGSGMMDAGFGRNFLNVILMMHAVGASRSQTRRSDSDSSDLTTINRGTADEMTFSGEEEEEDRQSTSLASRMRRQGRVLLGRSGRRRRDREANQRPGPPPR